A window of Garra rufa chromosome 16, GarRuf1.0, whole genome shotgun sequence contains these coding sequences:
- the foxa gene encoding forkhead box A sequence encodes MIDEVKRERSDQWMPYYSSEVFYGADNLPLGPRGYSPPEHHYQTYIPPCDSAAAGNTGRLGSPVGILPPPPNPKGYAESNSSEPEFPLKSVYRRTLSHAKPPYSYISLICMAIQQSPTKRLTLNEIYDWIRQLFPYYRQNQQRWQNSIRHSLSFNDCFVRVPRSPDSPGKGSYWALHPDSGNMFENGCYMRRQKRFKCQKSTSPSKNSDGEAVKSEGKKKKVEVKSVTSSCKSPVPPTVDAPTQHSNILPVSYPATKAVSPSHLSQHHAPSHTLFPTQPPEISTHLPSLNVPFPTMPSPSLQSVPETSLHCEPTSQHAISVPRLMDFQYCESPMNYPVYCQSNSHPNFTSYAGDSVYYPGFSMCSAPLLSSS; translated from the coding sequence GTGTTTTATGGAGCAGACAACCTGCCATTGGGTCCCAGAGGATATTCCCCCCCAGAGCATCACTACCAGACTTACATCCCACCGTGTGATTCAGCAGCTGCGGGAAACACCGGGAGACTCGGAAGCCCAGTAGGAATACTTCCACCTCCACCAAACCCCAAAGGATACGCTGAGAGCAACTCCAGTGAACCTGAGTTTCCACTGAAATCAGTTTACAGACGGACCTTAAGTCACGCCAAGCCACCGTATTCCTACATCTCTCTCATCTGCATGGCAATCCAGCAGTCTCCAACCAAGAGACTGACTCTGAACGAGATCTACGACTGGATCCGGCAGCTCTTCCCCTATTACAGACAGAATCAACAGCGATGGCAAAACTCAATCCGACATTCTCTGTCATTCAACGACTGCTTCGTGCGTGTACCGAGATCGCCAGACTCGCCAGGGAAAGGCTCATACTGGGCCCTGCATCCCGACTCTGGTAACATGTTTGAGAACGGCTGCTACATGCGTCGCCAGAAGCGCTTCAAGTGTCAGAAGTCAACGTCGCCATCAAAAAATTCAGATGGGGAAGCGGTGAAATCGGAAGGGAAGAAAAAAAAGGTGGAGGTCAAGTCAGTCACATCTTCTTGTAAATCACCTGTACCTCCTACAGTTGATGCCCCAACACAGCATTCAAACATATTACCAGTGTCCTATCCCGCAACCAAAGCAGTTTCTCCTTCTCATCTTTCTCAGCACCATGCTCCCTCACATACTTTATTTCCCACCCAGCCTCCAGAGATCTCAACACACTTGCCGTCTCTGAACGTCCCGTTTCCAACAATGCCCAGTCCCAGCTTGCAGTCTGTCCCAGAAACCAGCTTGCACTGTGAACCAACATCCCAACACGCCATTTCCGTCCCAAGACTTATGGACTTCCAGTACTGCGAGTCTCCTATGAACTATCCAGTTTACTGCCAGTCTAATTCCCATCCCAACTTCACCTCGTATGCTGGAGACTCTGTTTATTACCCTGGATTTAGCATGTGTTCTGCTCCTCTCCTGAGTTCTTCCTGA